One stretch of Harmonia axyridis chromosome 1, icHarAxyr1.1, whole genome shotgun sequence DNA includes these proteins:
- the LOC123679257 gene encoding apolipoprotein D-like, with protein MLELLIISALCIFGVHSQVLSVGSCPKIDSVEKSFDLNKYLGKWYEQEKYFAVFEFDGKCVSATYSLADDGTIKVFNQQIDKLTNKARSIEGTARPQNNDKEAKLIVNFNNLPINIDAPYWVLETDYESYAVVWSCTDLGIFNTKFAWILTRERNPPSEVLEKAHAVFDKFNLNKKKLIKTEQKDCLE; from the exons ATGTTGGAATTGTTGATAATTTCAGCTCTCTGCATTTTTGGTGTTCACAGCCAAGTGTTGTCTGTAGGAAGCTGTCCTAAAATTGATAGTGTAGAGAAGTCTTTCGATCTGAATAAG TATCTAGGAAAATGGTATGAACAAGAAAAATACTTTGCTGTCTTTGAATTCGATGGAAAATGCGTTTCAGCAACATACTCCTTAGCAGATGATGGTACGATCAAAGTTTTTAACCAACAAATAGATAAATT GACTAATAAAGCTAGATCCATTGAAGGAACTGCAAGACCACAAAATAATGACAAGGAGGCAAAATTGATTGTCAACTTTAACAATTTACCGA TCAACATTGATGCTCCCTATTGGGTACTGGAGACGGATTATGAAAGCTATGCCGTGGTTTGGTCATGTACAGATTTGGGGATATTTAACACGA agTTTGCATGGATCCTGACGAGGGAAAGAAATCCACCATCTGAAGTATTAGAAAAAGCACATGCAGTATTCgacaaattcaatttgaataaaaagaAATTGATAAAAACAGAACAGAAAGACTGTCTAGAATAG
- the LOC123683308 gene encoding uncharacterized protein LOC123683308, giving the protein MIELVLILSFCFFGVQAQVPVLAKCPEVSVQENFDLNKYLGTWYEEEKYFAIFEVDARCVAAEYSLNENGTVKVLNTQIDKLTGKKSSIEGSAKAASSSGEGKFAVNFPGRGFQADAPYWVLETDYENYSVVWSCVDITPPISARFAWILTRERNPSQDVVNKAQAVLDRLNISRKEMIKTDQTNLNRLDNKGKLQETVPIRDQLYFSASVIVAVTMTLKLFLISAIFICEIWCQVPFFGKCPDVDVQKNFDLNKYTGRWYEAEKYFANFELGKKCIFADYSVFENGTMRVLNQDINSKTQKKSSIEGNARLAGKPDEAKLLVNFPARGARVDAPYWILETDYDNYAVVWACSEYPRVSTKYAWILTRKRNQSEDILNKAYNVFERLNLSKKDLFKTDQTDCPIDE; this is encoded by the exons ATGATCGAGTTAGTTCTTATTTTGTCTTTTTGCTTTTTTGGCGTTCAAGCTCAAGTTCCAGTACTTGCAAAATGCCCTGAAGTCAGTGTTCAAGAGAATTTCGATTTGAACAAA TACCTAGGCACTTGGtacgaagaagaaaaatatttcgcaatttttgaagttGATGCCAGATGTGTCGCTGCTGAATATTCCCTTAACGAAAATGGCACAGTGAAAGTTCTCAATACCCAAATTGATAAGTT AActggaaaaaaatcatcaattgaaGGCTCTGCTAAGGCAGCAAGTAGCAGCGGCGAAGGAAAATTTGCGGTGAACTTCCCAGGCAGGGGAT TCCAAGCAGATGCTCCTTACTGGGTTTTAGAAACAGATTACGAAAATTATTCAGTTGTATGGTCCTGTGTTGATATTACTCCTCCTATAAGTGCTA GATTTGCATGGATTTTAACGAGAGAAAGAAACCCATCACAAGATGTAGTCAATAAGGCACAAGCAGTTCTTGACAGACTCAATATAAGTAGAAAGGAAATGATAAAAACCGATCAAACTAATT TGAATCGATTGGACAACAAAGGCAAACTTCAAGAAACAGTTCCTATTAGGGACCAGTTATATTTCTCAGCATCC GTTATCGTTGCTGTAACGATGACGTTGAAACTGTTTTTGATTTCggcaattttcatttgtgaaatATGGTGTCAAGTACCATTTTTTGGAAAGTGCCCCGATGTAGATGTACAGAAAAACTTCGACTTGAATAAA TATACAGGGCGATGGTACGAAGCTGAAAAATACTTTGCTAATTTTGAGCTAGGAAAGAAATGTATTTTCGCAGACTATTCTGTGTTTGAGAATGGAACGATGAGAGTATTGAACCAGGACATTAATAGCAA AACTCAGAAGAAAAGTAGTATAGAAGGGAATGCTCGACTTGCAGGAAAACCAGATGAGGCCAAACTATTAGTGAATTTTCCAGCTAGAGGAG ctcGTGTGGATGCCCCATATTGGATTCTAGAAACAGATTACGACAATTATGCAGTTGTTTGGGCCTGTTCTGAATATCCAAGGGTAAGCACCA AGTATGCTTGGATCTTGACGAGAAAAAGGAACCAATCCGAAGATATTTTGAACAAAGCATACAATGTTTTCGAAAGGCTAAATCTAAGCAAGAAGGATTTATTTAAAACGGATCAGACGGACTGTCCAATCGACGAATAA